A genomic segment from Gracilinanus agilis isolate LMUSP501 chromosome 1, AgileGrace, whole genome shotgun sequence encodes:
- the LOC123232503 gene encoding zinc finger protein 2 homolog isoform X3 has translation MAPVPPAAAAPQESVTFQDVAVDFSPEEWGRLALPQKELYREVMLENYGNLVCLGLVVKPDVISRLERRKAPWSRGGEEPGGSWAGWETRPETEESASELDLSVEELSPEGHLRGVPLLTKLGEAWEWEAGVERQWSNEEGYSRQVKGTQRKLSHKSRGREYKKYGKSVSLGTGLLLQQKLSVGKRVHKWDAHRQGCRLYPELRKCSRMFSKKIFSKHDEYEKALVCNAVLTENHELHPGEKLYECNECGKAFHQRAQLTVHQRIHTGEKPYECKTCGKAFRRSAELNVHQRIHSGEKPYECNQCRKAFRRKTHLTVHQRIHSGEKPYECGECGKAFHRSSMLIQHQRIHTGEKPYECSECGNVFRWRTYLTVHQRIHSGEKPYACDECGKAFRQRSQLTLHQRMHTGEKPYECSECGKAFYQSTGLTLHKRIHTGEKPYKCAECGKAFYRSRGLSVHRRIHTGEKPYECKGCGKAFRQSSQLTLHQKIHTGEKPYECSECGKAFRLSRGLTEHQRIHTGEKPYECHECGKAFRQRSQLTVHQRIHTGQKPYECNECGKAFGQRAQLTRHQRVHSGCEP, from the exons ATGGCCCCAGTGCCCCCGGCAGCCGCGGCTCCCCAG GAGTCGGTGACCTTCCAGGACGTGGCCGTGGACTTCTCCCCGGAGGAGTGGGGGCGCCTGGCCCTCCCTCAGAAGGAGCTGTACcgggaggtgatgctggagaactatGGGAACCTGGTGTGCCTGG GGCTCGTGGTCAAACCTGATGTGATCAGCCGGCTGGAGCGAAGGAAGGCCCCATGGAGTCGAGGGGGAGAGGagccaggaggcagctgggcag GCTGGGAAACTAGACCTGAGACTGAGGAGTCGGCTTCAGAGCTGGACCTCTCTGTGGAAGAATTGTCTCCAGAAGGCCACTTAAGGGGTGTACCTCTTCTCACCAAGCTGGGAGAAGCCTGGGAATGGGAGGCTGGGGTAGAGAGGCAGTGGAGCAATGAGGAGGGATATTCTAGACAAGTAAAAGGCACTCAGAGGAAACTTTCCCATAAATCAAGAGGTCGTGAATATAAGAAATATGGCAAGAGTGTTAGTCTGGGGACAGGTCTTTTACTGCAACAGAAATTATCTGTAGGAAAGAGAGTCCATAAATGGGATGCACATAGACAAGGCTGCAGACTGTATCCAGAGCTAAGAAAATGTTCTAGAATGTTCTCAAAGAAGATATTTTCCAAGCATGATGAATATGAGAAAGCTCTAGTTTGTAATGCAGTTCTTACTGAAAATCATGAACTTCATcctggagagaaactttatgaatgtaacGAATGTGGCAAGGCGTTCCACCAAAGGGCCCAACTTACTgttcatcagagaattcacactggagagaaaccttatgaatgtaaaacTTGTGGGAAGGCCTTCCGGCGGAGCGCAGAGCTGAATgtccatcagagaattcatagtgGGGAGAAGCcatatgaatgtaatcagtgtagAAAGGCCTTTCGAAGGAAAACACATCTTACTGTACACCAGAGGATACACagtggagagaagccttatgaatgtggGGAGTGTGGGAAGGCCTTTCATCGGAGCTCAATGCTTAttcagcatcagagaattcacactggagagaaaccttatgaatgtagcGAGTGTGGGAACGTCTTTCGCTGGAGGACTTATCTTACTgtccatcagagaattcatagtggagagaaaccttatgcaTGTGATGAGTGTGGGAAGGCTTTTCGCCAAAGGTCACAGCTAACTCTGcatcagagaatgcacactggagagaagccttatgaatgcagTGAGTGTGGGAAGGCCTTCTACCAGAGTACTGGCCTAACTCTACAcaagagaattcacactggagagaaaccttacaaatgtgctgaatgtgggaaggccttctaCAGGAGCAGAGGACTTAGTGTACACcggagaattcacactggagagaaaccctatgaatgtaaaGGATGTGGGAAGGCCTTTCGCCAGAGCTCTCAGCTGACTCTGCATCAGaagattcatactggagagaaaccttatgaatgcagtgaatgtgggaaggctttcCGTTTGAGTCGAGGACTCACTGaacaccagagaattcacactggagagaaaccctatgaatgtcaTGAATGCGGGAAGGCCTTTCGCCAGAGGTCTCAGCTTACAGTACATCAAAGGATTCATACTGGacagaaaccttatgaatgtaatgaatgtgggaaagcctttggTCAGAGGGCCCAACTTACTCGACATCAGAGAGTCCATAGTGGATGTGAACCTTAG
- the LOC123232503 gene encoding zinc finger protein 74-like isoform X1, with amino-acid sequence MAPVPPAAAAPQESVTFQDVAVDFSPEEWGRLALPQKELYREVMLENYGNLVCLGLVVKPDVISRLERRKAPWSRGGEEPGGSWADLLCGLTGNLKTCINPVAGWAGPYSCLEGLAQLPYQTPG; translated from the exons ATGGCCCCAGTGCCCCCGGCAGCCGCGGCTCCCCAG GAGTCGGTGACCTTCCAGGACGTGGCCGTGGACTTCTCCCCGGAGGAGTGGGGGCGCCTGGCCCTCCCTCAGAAGGAGCTGTACcgggaggtgatgctggagaactatGGGAACCTGGTGTGCCTGG GGCTCGTGGTCAAACCTGATGTGATCAGCCGGCTGGAGCGAAGGAAGGCCCCATGGAGTCGAGGGGGAGAGGagccaggaggcagctgggcag ATTTGTTGTGCGGCCTTACTGGGAATCTAAAGACCTGCATCAACCCAGTTGCTGGTTGGGCTGGTCCTTATTCTTGCCTGGAGGGATTAGCACAGCTGCCTTACCAGACTCCAGGCTAA
- the LOC123232503 gene encoding putative protein ZNF720 isoform X2 gives MAPVPPAAAAPQESVTFQDVAVDFSPEEWGRLALPQKELYREVMLENYGNLVCLGLVVKPDVISRLERRKAPWSRGGEEPGGSWAAFPCVLIIC, from the exons ATGGCCCCAGTGCCCCCGGCAGCCGCGGCTCCCCAG GAGTCGGTGACCTTCCAGGACGTGGCCGTGGACTTCTCCCCGGAGGAGTGGGGGCGCCTGGCCCTCCCTCAGAAGGAGCTGTACcgggaggtgatgctggagaactatGGGAACCTGGTGTGCCTGG GGCTCGTGGTCAAACCTGATGTGATCAGCCGGCTGGAGCGAAGGAAGGCCCCATGGAGTCGAGGGGGAGAGGagccaggaggcagctgggcag CTTTTCCCTGTGTGCTGATTATATGCTGA